The Coregonus clupeaformis isolate EN_2021a chromosome 13, ASM2061545v1, whole genome shotgun sequence genome includes a region encoding these proteins:
- the LOC121579674 gene encoding claudin-4-like, with amino-acid sequence MVSAGLQMLGTALGIIGWIGTIIVCAMPMWRVTAFIGSNIVTSQTSWEGIWMSCVVQSTGQMQCKVYDSMLALSSDLQAARALTIIAILAGIIAILLAIAGGKCTNCVDNEASKAKVGVASGVVFIIAGVLCLIPVCWTAHSVIQDFYNPLLVSAQKRELGGALYVGWGSAALLLIGGGLLCCNCPKKDEGSYTARYNKAPPSETSATATGKDFV; translated from the coding sequence ATGGTGTCGGCTGGGCTACAGATGCTGGGCACGGCCCTGGGGATCATAGGCTGGATTGGGACCATCATTGTTTGTGCCATGCCCATGTGGAGGGTCACCGCCTTCATCGGCAGCAATATAGTCACCTCGCAGACCTCCTGGGAGGGTATCTGGATGAGCTGCGTGGTCCAGAGCACGGGCCAGATGCAGTGTAAGGTCTACGACTCCATGCTGGCCTTGAGCTCCGACCTGCAGGCCGCCAGAGCTCTCACCATCATTGCCATCCTCGCCGGCATTATCGCCATCCTGCTGGCCATAGCCGGGGGCAAGTGCACCAACTGTGTGGACAACGAGGCATCCAAGGCTAAAGTGGGTGTGGCATCCGGGGTAGTGTTCATCATTGCCGGGGTTCTGTGCCTGATCCCTGTCTGCTGGACGGCCCACAGCGTCATCCAGGACTTCTACAACCCACTCCTGGTAAGCGCTCAGAAGAGGGAGCTGGGGGGCGCGCTGTACGTGGGCTGGGGGTCCGCTGCCCTGCTGCTGATTGGAGGGGGCTTGCTCTGCTGCAACTGCCCAAAGAAGGATGAGGGTTCCTACACCGCCAGGTACAACAAGGCTCCTCCATCCGAGACCTCAGCAACGGCCACTGGAAAGGACTTTGTctga